A genomic stretch from Arachis stenosperma cultivar V10309 chromosome 3, arast.V10309.gnm1.PFL2, whole genome shotgun sequence includes:
- the LOC130970146 gene encoding subtilisin-like protease SBT4.3 isoform X1 → MTKPAESLFFTLLFTISLLMHAQSSYKQIYIVYMGEKKNNNWDKFSTQSLHHSMLLEVHESIDAAKESLIYSYGRSFNGFAAMLSEEEAAIISNMEEVVSVFPNLGLELQTTRSWDFMEFTDDASKLTPPFDGRNIIIGMFDTGIWPESESFNDEGLGPPPKKWRGKCQTEHNFTCNNKIIGARYYQSFGLEDQFKSARDESGHGSHAASIAAGREVVRANYFGLAKGTAKGGAPNARIAVYKVCWNMACYAADILAAFDDAIADGVDIISASFAGYLQSRFLFNPVAIGSFHAVKNGILTIAAAGNQGPQRGGLANHPPWILTVAASIIYRKFVTPLVLGNGDVITANSINIYNVKNISYPLILGGNATNFSANYIPRESSLCFPGSLNSEKVKGKIVLCENSEGGAGVQMATGAGVIAPNRPQQNYAENYLFQTACISNKEISKVSQYIKSSNLCSKPKANIMFSETMEDKNAPYVASFSSRGPNIFNHDIFKPDLCAPGVNILGAWSPIASPSLFSGTEDFRSVEYNIISGTSVSCPHVTGAAAYVKATHPTWSPAAIKSALMTTANPMDPKMHEYEKEFAYGSGHVKPLYAVDPGLVFNATKEDYSDFFCKEGPRNGCKSSKALKPWDLNYPSLSLAVKDGNAIKGNFVRAVTNVGMPKSTYDVIIDVPHILKVKVEPLTLAFSKVGEEKFFYVEVTGPKISQVPIISGSIKWVHLNHIVRIPIVVYTILPWNSEIHH, encoded by the exons ATGACTAAGCCAGCAGAGTCACTTTTTTTCACTCTCTTGTTCACAATTTCATTGCTGATGCATGCTCAGTCTTCTTACAAACAG ATCTATATTGTGTATATGggggagaagaagaataataacTGGGATAAATTCTCCACACAATCATTGCATCATTCCATGCTATTAGAGGTTCATGAAAG CATTGATGCAGCAAAGGAGTCATTGATTTACAGTTATGGAAGAAGCTTTAATGGGTTTGCAGCTATGctatctgaagaagaagctgcCATAATTTCTA ATATGGAAGAGGTAGTGTCAGTTTTTCCAAACCTAGGATTGGAGCTTCAAACAACAAGATCATGGGATTTCATGGAATTCACTGATGATGCATCCAAACTTACACCTCCTTTTGATGGAAGAAACATCATCATTGGAATGTTTGACACAG GAATTTGGCCTGAATCCGAAAGCTTTAATGATGAAGGACTAGGTCCACCACCTAAAAAATGGAGAGGAAAGTGCCAAACAGAACATAACTTCACCTGCAATAA TAAGATCATTGGAGCCCGGTATTATCAAAGCTTTGGTCTTGAAGACCAATTTAAATCAGCAAGAGATGAATCTGGCCATGGAAGCCATGCTGCATCGATTGCGGCCGGAAGAGAGGTTGTGAGAGCCAATTACTTTGGCCTAGCTAAGGGAACTGCAAAGGGTGGAGCTCCTAATGCCAGAATTGCTGTTTACAAAGTGTGTTGGAACATGGCATGCTATGCTGCAGATATCTTAGCTGCTTTTGATGATGCAATTGCGGATGGGGTCGACATTATATCGGCCTCATTTGCAGGATACTTGCAGTCAAGGTTCTTGTTCAATCCAGTAGCAATTGGATCCTTTCATGCTGTGAAGAATGGAATATTAACCATAGCAGCTGCTGGTAATCAAGGTCCACAAAGAGGAGGTTTAGCTAATCACCCTCCTTGGATACTAACTGTTGCAGCTAGCATCATTTACAGAAAATTTGTGACACCTTTGGTTCTAGGAAATGGAGATGTAATCACA GCAAATTCTATCAATATTTACAATGTTAAGAATATATCATATCCTTTGATTTTGGGAGGAAATGCTACAAACTTTTCAGCCAATTACATTCCCAGAGAGTCAAGTCTATGCTTCCCTGGCTCCTTAAATTCAGAGAAAGTTAAAGGAAAAATTGTCCTCTGCGAAAACAGTGAGGGTGGCGCCGGAGTCCAAATGGCAACCGGAGCAGGGGTCATAGCCCCAAATCGACCACAACAAAACTATGCTGAGAATTACCTCTTCCAAACAGCATGTATCAGTAACAAGGAGATCTCAAAAGTATCACAATACATCAAATCCTCTAA TTTATGCAGTAAACCAAAGGCAAACATAATGTTTAGTGAGACCATGGAGGACAAGAATGCTCCTTATGTAGCAAGTTTCTCAAGTAGAGGCCCCAACATTTTTAATCATGACATTTTCAAG CCTGATCTTTGTGCTCCTGGGGTAAATATTCTTGGAGCATGGTCTCCTATTGCATCACCTTCCTTGTTTAGTGGAACTGAAGATTTTAGGAGTGTTGAATACAATATTATCTCTGGAACTTCAGTGTCTTGTCCCCATGTTACCGGCGCCGCGGCTTATGTTAAGGCCACTCACCCAACCTGGTCCCCTGCAGCTATCAAATCTGCACTCATGACCACAG CAAATCCTATGGACCccaaaatgcatgagtatgagAAGGAATTTGCGTATGGTTCTGGCCATGTTAAACCACTTTATGCAGTGGATCCTGGCCTAGTTTTTAATGCTACTAAAGAAGATTACAGTGACTTCTTCTGCAAGGAAGGTCCTAGAAATGGTTGTAAAAGCAGCAAAGCATTGAAACCATGGGATCTAAACTACCCTTCATTGTCACTAGCAGTGAAAGATGGGAATGCGATCAAGGGCAATTTCGTCAGGGCAGTTACAAACGTTGGCATGCCAAAATCAACCTATGATGTTATCATTGATGTGCCACATATTCTCAAAGTCAAGGTGGAACCATTAACTCTTGCATTTTCTAAAGTTGGAGAAGAAAAATTCTTCTATGTGGAAGTCACAGGGCCAAAGATATCACAGGTTCCAATAATCTCAGGTTCCATAAAGTGGGTTCATTTGAATCATATAGTTAGAATTCCAATTGTAGTTTACACTATCCTTCCATGGAATTCAGAAATTCATCATTAA
- the LOC130970146 gene encoding subtilisin-like protease SBT4.3 isoform X2 — protein MTKPAESLFFTLLFTISLLMHAQSSYKQIYIVYMGEKKNNNWDKFSTQSLHHSMLLEVHESIDAAKESLIYSYGRSFNGFAAMLSEEEAAIISNMEEVVSVFPNLGLELQTTRSWDFMEFTDDASKLTPPFDGRNIIIGMFDTGIWPESESFNDEGLGPPPKKWRGKCQTEHNFTCNNKIIGARYYQSFGLEDQFKSARDESGHGSHAASIAAGREVVRANYFGLAKGTAKGGAPNARIAVYKVCWNMACYAADILAAFDDAIADGVDIISASFAGYLQSRFLFNPVAIGSFHAVKNGILTIAAAGNQGPQRGGLANHPPWILTVAASIIYRKFVTPLVLGNGDVITANSINIYNVKNISYPLILGGNATNFSANYIPRESSLCFPGSLNSEKVKGKIVLCENSEGGAGVQMATGAGVIAPNRPQQNYAENYLFQTACISNKEISKVSQYIKSSNKPKANIMFSETMEDKNAPYVASFSSRGPNIFNHDIFKPDLCAPGVNILGAWSPIASPSLFSGTEDFRSVEYNIISGTSVSCPHVTGAAAYVKATHPTWSPAAIKSALMTTANPMDPKMHEYEKEFAYGSGHVKPLYAVDPGLVFNATKEDYSDFFCKEGPRNGCKSSKALKPWDLNYPSLSLAVKDGNAIKGNFVRAVTNVGMPKSTYDVIIDVPHILKVKVEPLTLAFSKVGEEKFFYVEVTGPKISQVPIISGSIKWVHLNHIVRIPIVVYTILPWNSEIHH, from the exons ATGACTAAGCCAGCAGAGTCACTTTTTTTCACTCTCTTGTTCACAATTTCATTGCTGATGCATGCTCAGTCTTCTTACAAACAG ATCTATATTGTGTATATGggggagaagaagaataataacTGGGATAAATTCTCCACACAATCATTGCATCATTCCATGCTATTAGAGGTTCATGAAAG CATTGATGCAGCAAAGGAGTCATTGATTTACAGTTATGGAAGAAGCTTTAATGGGTTTGCAGCTATGctatctgaagaagaagctgcCATAATTTCTA ATATGGAAGAGGTAGTGTCAGTTTTTCCAAACCTAGGATTGGAGCTTCAAACAACAAGATCATGGGATTTCATGGAATTCACTGATGATGCATCCAAACTTACACCTCCTTTTGATGGAAGAAACATCATCATTGGAATGTTTGACACAG GAATTTGGCCTGAATCCGAAAGCTTTAATGATGAAGGACTAGGTCCACCACCTAAAAAATGGAGAGGAAAGTGCCAAACAGAACATAACTTCACCTGCAATAA TAAGATCATTGGAGCCCGGTATTATCAAAGCTTTGGTCTTGAAGACCAATTTAAATCAGCAAGAGATGAATCTGGCCATGGAAGCCATGCTGCATCGATTGCGGCCGGAAGAGAGGTTGTGAGAGCCAATTACTTTGGCCTAGCTAAGGGAACTGCAAAGGGTGGAGCTCCTAATGCCAGAATTGCTGTTTACAAAGTGTGTTGGAACATGGCATGCTATGCTGCAGATATCTTAGCTGCTTTTGATGATGCAATTGCGGATGGGGTCGACATTATATCGGCCTCATTTGCAGGATACTTGCAGTCAAGGTTCTTGTTCAATCCAGTAGCAATTGGATCCTTTCATGCTGTGAAGAATGGAATATTAACCATAGCAGCTGCTGGTAATCAAGGTCCACAAAGAGGAGGTTTAGCTAATCACCCTCCTTGGATACTAACTGTTGCAGCTAGCATCATTTACAGAAAATTTGTGACACCTTTGGTTCTAGGAAATGGAGATGTAATCACA GCAAATTCTATCAATATTTACAATGTTAAGAATATATCATATCCTTTGATTTTGGGAGGAAATGCTACAAACTTTTCAGCCAATTACATTCCCAGAGAGTCAAGTCTATGCTTCCCTGGCTCCTTAAATTCAGAGAAAGTTAAAGGAAAAATTGTCCTCTGCGAAAACAGTGAGGGTGGCGCCGGAGTCCAAATGGCAACCGGAGCAGGGGTCATAGCCCCAAATCGACCACAACAAAACTATGCTGAGAATTACCTCTTCCAAACAGCATGTATCAGTAACAAGGAGATCTCAAAAGTATCACAATACATCAAATCCTCTAA TAAACCAAAGGCAAACATAATGTTTAGTGAGACCATGGAGGACAAGAATGCTCCTTATGTAGCAAGTTTCTCAAGTAGAGGCCCCAACATTTTTAATCATGACATTTTCAAG CCTGATCTTTGTGCTCCTGGGGTAAATATTCTTGGAGCATGGTCTCCTATTGCATCACCTTCCTTGTTTAGTGGAACTGAAGATTTTAGGAGTGTTGAATACAATATTATCTCTGGAACTTCAGTGTCTTGTCCCCATGTTACCGGCGCCGCGGCTTATGTTAAGGCCACTCACCCAACCTGGTCCCCTGCAGCTATCAAATCTGCACTCATGACCACAG CAAATCCTATGGACCccaaaatgcatgagtatgagAAGGAATTTGCGTATGGTTCTGGCCATGTTAAACCACTTTATGCAGTGGATCCTGGCCTAGTTTTTAATGCTACTAAAGAAGATTACAGTGACTTCTTCTGCAAGGAAGGTCCTAGAAATGGTTGTAAAAGCAGCAAAGCATTGAAACCATGGGATCTAAACTACCCTTCATTGTCACTAGCAGTGAAAGATGGGAATGCGATCAAGGGCAATTTCGTCAGGGCAGTTACAAACGTTGGCATGCCAAAATCAACCTATGATGTTATCATTGATGTGCCACATATTCTCAAAGTCAAGGTGGAACCATTAACTCTTGCATTTTCTAAAGTTGGAGAAGAAAAATTCTTCTATGTGGAAGTCACAGGGCCAAAGATATCACAGGTTCCAATAATCTCAGGTTCCATAAAGTGGGTTCATTTGAATCATATAGTTAGAATTCCAATTGTAGTTTACACTATCCTTCCATGGAATTCAGAAATTCATCATTAA
- the LOC130965463 gene encoding 4-coumarate--CoA ligase 2-like — protein MAPSLVATYSVDPKETNFINKSYQTTHIFKSKLPDIPINNTIPLHTYSFQKLPQVSNRPCLITSDGKEYTYADVHRASRSFAMGLFNLGIRKGDIIMILLPNSPEFVFSFWAASMLGAASTLANPSYTSLEITKQLKATKAKIVITHAMHVHKLKQEQQEENTFIVITVDKPPEKCMSFSTVSRNEGKLPEVDINPDDMVTLPFSSGTTGLSKGVVLTHRSLVTNVAQQVEGENPNLHLKEEDVVLCVLPLFHIYALHCVMLCSMRVGCKVLLMEKFEMRRMLELVQKQRVSVVMAVPPLVVALSKNPAVEEYDLNSIRMVMSGGASLANDIEEAFHSRLPQAILRQALGMTESGPVISMSLSFAKYPMTTKSRSCGSVIRNAEMKIIDPLTGSSLPRNMSGEISIRGQQIMKGYLNNEKATAEAIDKEGWLHTGDIGYVDDDDELFVVDRLKELIKFKGFQVAPVELEVLLMTHPSIQDAAVVPQKDDVAGEVPVAFVVRSSNDPITEDAIKDFIAKQVVFYKRLHRVIFIDAIPKSSIGKILRKELKAKLASYH, from the exons ATGGCACCATCATTAGTAGCAACTTATTCCGTTGATCCAAAAGAAACCAACTTCATCAACAAAAGTTACCAAACTACCCACATCTTCAAATCAAAATTACCAGACATACCCATCAACAATACCATTCCTCTCCACACTTATTCCTTTCAAAAACTCCCCCAAGTCTCCAACCGCCCCTGTCTCATCACCAGCGATGGCAAGGAGTACACCTATGCTGATGTCCACCGCGCTTCTAGAAGCTTCGCCATGGGCCTTTTCAACCTTGGAATCCGCAAAGGTGACATCATAATGATCCTACTCCCAAACTCTCCGGAATTCGTGTTCTCCTTTTGGGCTGCTTCTATGCTCGGCGCAGCGTCCACCCTTGCCAATCCTTCTTACACATCTCTTGAAATCACGAAGCAGCTCAAAGCCACCAAGGCCAAAATCGTCATCACACATGCCATGCACGTGCACAAGCTcaaacaagaacaacaagaagaaaacaCATTTATA GTGATAACTGTGGACAAGCCACCAGAGAAGTGCATGAGTTTCTCGACGGTTTCCAGAAATGAAGGAAAGCTGCCAGAGGTGGATATTAACCCTGACGACATGGTGACACTTCCATTTTCCTCCGGCACGACGGGGTTATCAAAGGGTGTGGTTCTAACACACCGGAGTCTGGTAACAAACGTGGCTCAGCAGGTGGAGGGAGAGAACCCTAACTTGCACCTCAAGGAAGAGGATGTAGTGCTTTGTGTGCTACCCTTGTTTCACATTTACGCACTACATTGTGTGATGTTATGCTCTATGAGAGTAGGGTGTAAGGTGTTGCTTATGGAGAAGTTTGAGATGAGAAGGATGTTGGAACTTGTGCAGAAGCAGAGGGTTTCAGTAGTGATGGCAGTACCGCCGTTGGTGGTGGCACTGTCAAAGAACCCGGCAGTGGAGGAGTATGACCTTAACTCCATCAGGATGGTGATGTCTGGAGGTGCCTCGCTTGCAAATGACATTGAGGAGGCTTTTCATAGTAGGTTGCCTCAAGCAATCCTTCGACAG GCTTTAGGAATGACAGAATCAGGACCAGTGATATCTATGTCATTAAGTTTTGCAAAATATCCAATGACAACTAAATCACGATCGTGTGGCAGTGTTATTAGAAATGCAGAAATGAAGATCATTGACCCTCTAACTGGCTCTTCTCTCCCTCGTAATATGTCGGGTGAAATTAGCATCCGAGGTCAACAGATCATGAAAG GATACCTGAATAATGAGAAGGCGACAGCAGAAGCTATTGATAAAGAGGGTTGGCTTCATACAGGTGATATTGGGTATgtggatgatgatgatgagctTTTCGTTGTTGATAGACTCAAGGAGCTCATCAAATTCAAAGGCTTTCAGGTAGCTCCGGTAGAACTTGAAGTCCTTCTTATGACCCACCCTTCCATTCAAGATGCTGCTGTTGTCCC GCAAAAAGATGATGTAGCGGGTGAAGTTCCAGTTGCTTTTGTGGTGAGGTCATCAAATGATCCTATTACTGAGGATGCTATAAAGGACTTTATAGCTAAACAG GTAGTATTTTACAAGAGGTTACATAGAGTAATTTTCATTGACGCAATCCCAAAATCTTCAATCGGCAAGATATTACGAAAAGAACTCAAAGCAAAGCTCGCTAGCTACCATTAA